Within Serratia odorifera, the genomic segment ACATGAAACCGATTCCAATGACTTAATTTAGCCGCGCATTCTAGGAGTTTCCCCTCGTCGAATCAACGGTTGCTGCATGCTAAGACGCCGTATCTTTATTTCCTGAGGTAATATCACCTTGGCGAGCCGCAATAACGTACCAATCTGCATTAATAAAATACCTCCATATAATAACATTATCGCAACGTTGTTATTACAATGCCCTCATGATGGCAAAGAACGCTTATTTATTGGTTATAAGTATGTTTAACACCAGGAGATGGCATCTTCGGTTATTGCAAGCCTGGCGGGTGTCTTTGCCGTTGGGTTGGCCGGGGAAGGGCCACCACAGCCGCCGTGGTCAGTGAAAGGTTACCCGCTGCTGGTGGCAGTCAATGATAAAAGCGCCGGCGTTGCTCAAGGTTTTTATGCAAAAAATACACCTAGCCGACAATGATCGCGTCAGTGTCGTCACAGACAGTATTGATCACTGATTGAAATTGTTAAATGGATATAATATGTTGGTAACTCATCAGCAAGTTAAGGAGTTATCATGGGTTTTTGGCGTATTGTTTTTACCATTATTTTACCCCCGCTGGGTGTGCTGCTGGATAAAGGCATCGGTGGCGCGTTTATCCTTAATATCATCCTGACGCTGCTGGGATACTTCCCGGGTCTGATTCACGCTTTCTGGGTGCAAACCAAGCAATCCTGATCCTTGCGAGCCATTGAGTCCCGGCCGCGCCGCGCCGGGCTTCATAGCCGCCATACAGCGTTAAATATGCAGCATTTGAACAAATAACCACGCCAAAACAACCGCCAACGCGCCGGTCGTAACAAGAATGCACAGCATTTCCTTCACAGACGAAATCCTTTCTCTGGGCCGCTAAAACATTTGTTGTTGTTTTTACGGCAGATTCTAGATCTGTATGGGTAAAATTCCTAGTTAAAAATGCGCGTGAGCCGTGTCGTTAGCGGCATAAAAAAACCGGCCACGGGGGCCGGTTGATGACCGCGGCATGGTTTTACGCGGTTTGCGTGCGGAACAGTTCGCGGAATACCGGATAAATGTCATCCGGCTCGCGGATATGTTGCATGGCGAAGTTATCAAATCTGGCCTGCAAATCTTCATATTCCCGCCATAGCGTCTGATGGGCGCGGCGGGTGATTTCGATATAGCTGTAGTAACGTACCATTGGCAGCAGTTTCTTGGTCAGCAGCTCATGGCACAGCGGTGAGTCGTCAGCCCAGTTATCGCCATCCGAGGCCTGCGCCGCATAGATGTTCCATTGAGCCGGGTTGTAGCGTTCCTCCACCACTTCATGCATCAGTTTCAGCGCACTGGATACAATGGTGCCGCCGGTTTCCTGCGAATAGAAGAATTCCTGTTCGTCGACTTCCTTCGCCTGGGTGTGGTGGCGAATATAAACCACCTCGACGTTTTTATAGGTTCGGCTGAGGAACAGGTAGAGCAGGATGTAGAAGCGCTTGGCCATGTCTTTGGTGGCCTGATCCATTGAGCCGGAAACGTCCATCAGGCAGAACATCACCGCCTGGCTGGAGGGTTCAGGGCGACGTTCGTAGTTTTTGTAGCGTAAGTCAAAGGTGTCGATAAACGGCACTTTTTTGATCTTCTGGCGCAGCTCGGCAATCTCCTTGCGCAGCCGCTCCTCCTCCAGCAGTTGAACCGGTTCGGTATTTTCCAGATCGGTCAGCTGCTGTTCCAGTTGCTGCAGTTCTCGTCGTTTACCGGCGGTCATGGCGGTGCGACGGGCCAACGAATTTTGCAGCGAACGCACCACGCTGATGTTGGCTGGCACCCCGTTGGCGGTATAGCCCGCACGATGCGTTTTGAATTCGGTCAACTGCTTGTACTGATTTTTCTTCAGGTTCGGCAGTGCCAGATCCTCAAACAGCAGATCGAGATATTCGTCCTTGGATATCTGGAAGATGAACTCGTCCTGACCTTCGCCGTCCTGACTGGCATTGCCCTGGCCGCTACCGCCGCCGCCGCCGCCTTGCGGACGTTCGACGCGATCGTTCTGCACAAAGTGGTCATTGCCGGGGTGAACGCGATGGCGTGTGCCGCCGCGACCCTGATGGAACATCGGTTCGTTTATATCGTCAGTCGGAATCGATACCGATTCGCCACTGTCTACGTCGGTGACCGAACGCTTGTTGATGGCTTCGGCAATCGACTGTTTTATTTGTGACTTGTAACGGCGCAAGAAACGTTGGCGGTTAACCATGCTCTTGTTTTTGCCGTTAAGCCGTCGGTCAATAAAGTAAGCCATAGTTCCCCCAGACGACGTTGCCAACTTTTTCCTCACGCTTGCAAACTGCCGCCGGTTAACGCGCGGCAGTCTGAAACAGGCTGAGAATAGTTATATCGACACAGACGTTATGATGATTTCCTTACCCGTAAATACCATTCACACAGCAGGCGAACCTGCTTGCGGGTATAGCCTTTTTCCATCATGCGATCGACAAAATCGTCGTGTTTTTTCTGCTCGTCCGTTGAGGTCTTGGCGTTAAACGAAATTACCGGCAGCAACTCTTCGGTGTTCGAGAACATTTTCTTCTCGATCACCGTACGCAGCTTCTCATAACTGGTCCAGTTCGGGTTACGGCCATTGTTGTTGGCACGGGCGCGCAGCACGAAGTTGACGATTTCATTGCGGAAATCCTTCGGGTTGCTGATGCCGGCCGGTTTTTCAATTTTCTCCAGTTCGGCGTTAAGTGATTCCCGGTCAAACAGTTGACCGGTATCAGGGTCACGGTACTCTTGATCCTGGATCCAGAAGTCGGCGTAGGTCACGTAGCGGTCAAAAATGTTCTGACCGTATTCAGAATAGGATTCCAGATAGGCGGTCTGGATCTCTTTGCCAATGAATTCAGCGTATTTCGGGATCAGATAGCCTTTCAGATGCTCAAGATATTTTTCCGCCAGATCCTGCGGGAATTGTTCACGCTCGATCTGCTGTTCCAGTACGTAGAACAGATGAACCGGGTTGGCTGCCACTTCGGTGTGGTCGAAGTTGAACACCCGTGACAGTATCTTGAAGGCAAAACGGGTTGAAAGACCGTTCATGCCTTCGTCCACCCCGGCGTAATCACGATACTCCTGATACGATTTTGCCTTCGGATCGGTATCTTTCAGGCTTTCACCATCGTAGACCCGCATTTTTGAATAGGTGCTGGAGTTTTCCGGCTCCTTCAATCGCGACAGGACGGTGAAGCGCGCCAGGGTTTCCAGCGTGCCCGGCGCGCATGGCGCATGGGACAGTTCGCTGTGATCCAGCAGCTTGTCATAAATCTTGATCTCCTCTGACACTCGCAGGCAGTAGGGCACCTTGACGATATAGACGCGGTCGAGGAAGGCTTCGTTGTTTTTGTTGTTGCGGAAGGTGACCCACTCCGATTCGTTGGAGTGCGCCAGGATAATGCCGTTGAACGGCAGGGCGGAAATACCCTCGGTACCGTTATAGTTACCTTCCTGAGTGGCGGTCAGCAGCGGGTGCAACACTTTGATCGGCGCCTTGAACATCTCGACGAATTCCATAATCCCCTGGTTGGCCCGGCACAGCGCACCGGAGTAGCCATAGGCGTCCGGATCGTTCTGCGCATGGTTTTCCAATTTACGGATGTCGACCTTGCCGACCAGTGCTGAAATATCCTGGTTGTTCTCATCACCCGGCTCGGTCTTGGCAATCGCGATCTGCTCCAGAATGGAAGGGCGCACTTTTACCACCTTGAACTTGGTGATATCGCCACCAAACTCGTGCAAACGCTTCGCTGCCCATGGTGACATGATGGTGCCGAGGTAGCGACGCGGAATGTTGTACTCTTTTTCCAGAATATTGGCGTCTTCCTGCGGGTTGAACAGGCACAGCGGATGGTCGTTGACCGGGCTGCGTTCGCCGTTGGCGCTGAGGGTATAAATCGGCACCAGTTGCATCAACGCCTTCAGGCGTTCTGCCAATGAGGACTTACCGCCGCCCACCGGGCCCAGCAGGTAAAGGATTTGTTTTTTCTCTTCGAGACCCTGTGCGGCGTGTTTCAGGTAAGAGACTATCTGCTCGATAGCTTCTTCCATGCCGTAGAATTCCTCGAAGGCCGGATAGCGTGCGATCACGCGGTTGGAGAACAGGCGAGACATGCGTGACTCAAGCGCGGTGTCGACCATGACCGGTTCACCGATAGCCATGAGCAGACGTTCCGCGGCATTGGCGTAGGCACTGCGATCTTGCCGGCAAATGGTAAGAAATTCCTGCAGTGTGAACTCTTCGTCCTTGGCAGCTTCGTAGCGCTGGCGATAGTGGTCAAATATGTTCATGGCGATGCCCGTCCTTTCGTTATTAGCACAGGTTAAAGGGAGCGTTTCATAGTCTTCTGGCCCCCGAAAGAAGAAGTTAATACCTGAGTACAGCAACCCGTATGCCAACTTGGTGCGCTTATTATCGCGAGTTGCGCTGTATTGCCACTGGGCTCAGGGTAATTTCACCTTCTGATTTAAGCTTAGTTGGCATAGCGGAAAATTTCCTGTCAACGAAAAAGCTTTTTTTAAGTCATATCAATGACTCAGTTATTGCAGGGTTTGCGGGGGGCCTTGTCGGGCGCGGGCTGCGCGCTAAAACGTCATGCTTCTGACATTCTTTATACATATTTCAGAATTAACTTAACGGATCTTGCTAATTTTCAAATGTAAATTTAAAGCGCGTAACCGAAATTTCACATACACTATCGCCGCTATTAATCTGTCATTTATGGAAGAGAACCAGTGAAGATATTTCAATTCAAAACGCTAGCGGTTATCGCGTCTGCTATGGTGTGTGCACAGAGTGCTCAGGCGGGAACCTGGTCGCTCGGTGCATCTGCGTTGGTGAGCCCGGATCCTTATCGCGGTAATCAGACTCGCGTTTATCCGGTACCGGTTATCAACTATGAAGCCGATGACTTCTACTTCCGTACGCTGACGGCTGGTTACTACCTGTGGAAAGATCAGGAAAACCAGTTGAGCGTAATGGCGTTCTATTCGCCATTGCACTATAAGCCAGGCGACAGCGATGACGATCGCATGAAACAGCTGAACAAGCGCCGGGCGACGTTGATGGCGGGGGTTGCGTATTCGCATAACGCAGAGTGGGGCACCATTCGCACCACCTTTGCCGGCGATACCCTGGATTACAGTAACGGCATGATCGGCGATCTGGCCTACCTGTACAAGTTCCAGCTGGATGCCTGGACGCTGACGCCGGGCGTTGGCGTGACCTGGAACAGCAAGAATCAGAACAAATACTACTATGGCGTCAGCGAGGGTGAATCGCGTCGCAGCGGTTTGAACAGCTACACGCCTAACGACAGCTGGACGCCGTACGTTGAGCTGAGCGCCAACTACCAGATTAATGAAGCATGGAACGCCTTCTTTATGGGCCGCTATGTGCAATTGTCTGATGAGGTCAAAGACAGCCCGATGGTAGATAAATCCTACACCGGCATGCTGTGGACCGGAGTCAGTTACAGTTTCTAAGCTTTTCGCACGATTTTCGTGCGTTACAGGCATTAAAAAGGGGCGCTGGCGCCCCTTTTGCCTATCTGTCACCGAGAAAGCGGCGGTGTGCCGCTGCGGCGTTTATACGCCGTTTTTGCGGCAACGCAAGGTCACACCGAGCCGTGCCGGCTGTTCGCCACTGGCAATCAACGGCTTGCTGATACGACCGGTTTCCACACAAACCATGGTTTTATAACCGTCGTTAGCCATATCGGCCATGCTGCAAGACAGTTCAACGCCCGGATTCCAGGCAATCACATCGCTCATATGGTGATGATGCACTTCAATACTGCGTTGCAGGGTGGGGTCTTTTATCACGCTATAAGGCTCTGGCTGGGTGTAGACACGATCGGTTTGCCCAACAAACACCACGTCGCCAACCTGACGCGCTGCGGCGCCATTGGCCACTTTATCCAGATAATGCTCACCCAGCCCGGCCACTTTAATCGTTTCGATATCGCCGACCTGGAAATAGGTATGCAGTGCGGCAGTCGCCTGGTAATCCCCGTGCGATTCCAGCTCGATTTCACACTCTTCCCCCAGTTTGAAGCGGGCGATCAGCGTGAACGGATGCGGCCACAGCTTGCGGGTCTGTTCATTATCTTGCAGGGTAAAGGTCAGGATCACGCCGTCCTGGTCTTCGTCGTGCGCTGTCAGCGACCACGGCATATTACGTGCAAAACCATGCGAAGGTTTACCCGCCGGGCCAAACCATGGCCAGCAGATCGGCACGCCGCCGCGAATGGCATTGCCCGGCGTGAAAGGCGTATTTTTGCTAAGCCATACCACCGGTTGTTCACCGCTGGGTTGCCAGGCCACCAGATGGGCGCCTTGCAGGGTAACCGCAGCGCGCACTTTTGGGTGCGAAACGACGATCACCGGCAGCGCATCCAGTTGACGTTGGCTGATGTAAGGGGAAATTTGTTCCGCTATTGGGAGGGTAAACAGTTTATCGTTCATCGCGTTGCCTTATATTTGCCATACCCGTCAGGTTATCGGCTATACAGAAAGCAAAAAAGGGCGACAAAAATGTCGCCCTCATGATCAGCAGTACATCATCCCATTACTTGGAGATGTGAGCGATCAGATCCAGAACCTTGTTAGAGTAGCCGGTTTCGTTGTCGTACCAGGAAACCAGTTTCACAAAGTTGTCGTTCAGTGCGATACCTGCTTTGGCATCGAACACGGAAGTCAGTTTCTCACCGTTGAAATCGGTAGAAACAACGTCGTCTTCGGTGTAGCCCAGCACGCCTTTCAGCTCGCCTTCAGCCGCTTCCTTGATCGCCGCACAGACTTCTTTGTAAGACGCAGGTTTTTCCAGACGCGCGGTCAGGTCAACCACAGACACGTTTGGCGTAGGAACGCGGAACGCCATACCAGTCAGTTTGCCGTTCAGCTCAGGGATAACTTTACCTACTGCCTTGGCAGCACCGGTAGAAGAAGGGATGATGTTCTGAGATGCGCCGCGGCCGCCGCGCCAGTCTTTGTGAGACGGGCCGTCAACGGTTTTCTGGGTAGCGGTAGTCGCGTGAACGGTGGTCATCAGCGCTTCAACGATACCGAATTTGTCGTTGATGACTTTAGCCAGTGGAGCCAGGCAGTTAGTGGTGCAAGAAGCGTTGGAAACGATTTCCTGACCCGCGTAGGACTTGTGGTTCACACCCATAACGAACATTGGGGTGTCATCTTTGGATGGGCCAGTCAGAACAACTTTCTTGGCGCCAGCTGCGATGTGTTTACGTGCGGTTTCGTCGGTCAGGAAGATACCGGTTGCTTCAGCAACCACGTCAACGCCCACTTCGTTCCACTTCAGGTTAGCCGGGTCTTTCTCTGCGGTAACACGGATGGTTTTGCCGTTAACAACCAGATGGCCGTCTTTAACTTCTACGCTACCGTTGAAACGGCCGTGCGTAGAGTCATATTTCAGCATGTAAGCCATGTATTCAGCGTCCAACAGATCGTTGATTGCAACGATTTCAATGTCGGAACGTTCCTGAGCAGCACGGAAAACAATGCGACCGATACGGCCAAAACCGTTGATACCTACTTTGATAGTCATATATTCCACCAGCTATTTGTTAGTGAATAAAAGGTTGGTTGTAAAATTACAAAAACCTTACCAAGCGTCAAGCGGAATCGTGTCAATTATTGCGGCAAGTCAAAGCAGAGGCCTGGGTTTGCACGCTTATTGCACGTTCCGTTTGCGTTCGGCCTCATTAAGATATGGGGTCAAACCGCTAAGTTTAAAGAGCGTCGCAACAATATATGTGATCGGCATCACATATAGTCGTGACCTGAACTTTATGGCGTACAGTTTAGGTCAAAAATGCCTGCAACGCTGTTAATTTTTTGTTATCATTAATCATTGTTTTCGTTGACATTATCCATAATTTGGGAATCGCACAAATGGCTAAAGAGCACACCCCCAACCAGCCGGTCACGGAACTGAATGAAATACAACGCTATGTGACTCAACAGCGCGGCACAGAAGCACCGTACACCGGCAAATTGCTGCATAATACTCGCGACGGTGTTTATCATTGCCTGTGTTGCAATGCGCCACTGTTCTATTCGGATACCAAGTTTGACGCCGGCTGCGGCTGGCCTAGCTTCTATCAACCGGTTTCGGACGATGCTATCCGCTATCTGGATGATAACTCACACAATATGCACCGCGTTGAGATACGTTGTGGCCAGTGTGATGCCCATCTTGGTCACGTTTTCCCTGATGGTCCACAGCCCACAGGCGAACGTTTTTGCGTTAACTCGGCATCGCTCAGTTTTACCGATAGCGAAAGCGGCGAAAATACCGCCGGTTAAGCGGTAAGAAAAATAACAAAATCGATTCA encodes:
- a CDS encoding YqaE/Pmp3 family membrane protein; this encodes MGFWRIVFTIILPPLGVLLDKGIGGAFILNIILTLLGYFPGLIHAFWVQTKQS
- a CDS encoding YeaH/YhbH family protein produces the protein MAYFIDRRLNGKNKSMVNRQRFLRRYKSQIKQSIAEAINKRSVTDVDSGESVSIPTDDINEPMFHQGRGGTRHRVHPGNDHFVQNDRVERPQGGGGGGSGQGNASQDGEGQDEFIFQISKDEYLDLLFEDLALPNLKKNQYKQLTEFKTHRAGYTANGVPANISVVRSLQNSLARRTAMTAGKRRELQQLEQQLTDLENTEPVQLLEEERLRKEIAELRQKIKKVPFIDTFDLRYKNYERRPEPSSQAVMFCLMDVSGSMDQATKDMAKRFYILLYLFLSRTYKNVEVVYIRHHTQAKEVDEQEFFYSQETGGTIVSSALKLMHEVVEERYNPAQWNIYAAQASDGDNWADDSPLCHELLTKKLLPMVRYYSYIEITRRAHQTLWREYEDLQARFDNFAMQHIREPDDIYPVFRELFRTQTA
- the yeaG gene encoding protein kinase YeaG, producing the protein MNIFDHYRQRYEAAKDEEFTLQEFLTICRQDRSAYANAAERLLMAIGEPVMVDTALESRMSRLFSNRVIARYPAFEEFYGMEEAIEQIVSYLKHAAQGLEEKKQILYLLGPVGGGKSSLAERLKALMQLVPIYTLSANGERSPVNDHPLCLFNPQEDANILEKEYNIPRRYLGTIMSPWAAKRLHEFGGDITKFKVVKVRPSILEQIAIAKTEPGDENNQDISALVGKVDIRKLENHAQNDPDAYGYSGALCRANQGIMEFVEMFKAPIKVLHPLLTATQEGNYNGTEGISALPFNGIILAHSNESEWVTFRNNKNNEAFLDRVYIVKVPYCLRVSEEIKIYDKLLDHSELSHAPCAPGTLETLARFTVLSRLKEPENSSTYSKMRVYDGESLKDTDPKAKSYQEYRDYAGVDEGMNGLSTRFAFKILSRVFNFDHTEVAANPVHLFYVLEQQIEREQFPQDLAEKYLEHLKGYLIPKYAEFIGKEIQTAYLESYSEYGQNIFDRYVTYADFWIQDQEYRDPDTGQLFDRESLNAELEKIEKPAGISNPKDFRNEIVNFVLRARANNNGRNPNWTSYEKLRTVIEKKMFSNTEELLPVISFNAKTSTDEQKKHDDFVDRMMEKGYTRKQVRLLCEWYLRVRKSS
- a CDS encoding MipA/OmpV family protein, translated to MVCAQSAQAGTWSLGASALVSPDPYRGNQTRVYPVPVINYEADDFYFRTLTAGYYLWKDQENQLSVMAFYSPLHYKPGDSDDDRMKQLNKRRATLMAGVAYSHNAEWGTIRTTFAGDTLDYSNGMIGDLAYLYKFQLDAWTLTPGVGVTWNSKNQNKYYYGVSEGESRRSGLNSYTPNDSWTPYVELSANYQINEAWNAFFMGRYVQLSDEVKDSPMVDKSYTGMLWTGVSYSF
- a CDS encoding D-hexose-6-phosphate mutarotase is translated as MNDKLFTLPIAEQISPYISQRQLDALPVIVVSHPKVRAAVTLQGAHLVAWQPSGEQPVVWLSKNTPFTPGNAIRGGVPICWPWFGPAGKPSHGFARNMPWSLTAHDEDQDGVILTFTLQDNEQTRKLWPHPFTLIARFKLGEECEIELESHGDYQATAALHTYFQVGDIETIKVAGLGEHYLDKVANGAAARQVGDVVFVGQTDRVYTQPEPYSVIKDPTLQRSIEVHHHHMSDVIAWNPGVELSCSMADMANDGYKTMVCVETGRISKPLIASGEQPARLGVTLRCRKNGV
- the gapA gene encoding glyceraldehyde-3-phosphate dehydrogenase; translated protein: MTIKVGINGFGRIGRIVFRAAQERSDIEIVAINDLLDAEYMAYMLKYDSTHGRFNGSVEVKDGHLVVNGKTIRVTAEKDPANLKWNEVGVDVVAEATGIFLTDETARKHIAAGAKKVVLTGPSKDDTPMFVMGVNHKSYAGQEIVSNASCTTNCLAPLAKVINDKFGIVEALMTTVHATTATQKTVDGPSHKDWRGGRGASQNIIPSSTGAAKAVGKVIPELNGKLTGMAFRVPTPNVSVVDLTARLEKPASYKEVCAAIKEAAEGELKGVLGYTEDDVVSTDFNGEKLTSVFDAKAGIALNDNFVKLVSWYDNETGYSNKVLDLIAHISK
- the msrB gene encoding peptide-methionine (R)-S-oxide reductase MsrB; this translates as MAKEHTPNQPVTELNEIQRYVTQQRGTEAPYTGKLLHNTRDGVYHCLCCNAPLFYSDTKFDAGCGWPSFYQPVSDDAIRYLDDNSHNMHRVEIRCGQCDAHLGHVFPDGPQPTGERFCVNSASLSFTDSESGENTAG